acaggaggtggaggaggaggacaggaggGCGAGGAGCTACCTGAAGTTGACCAGCATGTCAGGcaacaacacatttttagtgGGACAGCGCTTAGGCTACCAGGTAGAGCTTTCAGCTTTTGTATAAGTATATCTCTGCCTCACTACTGCCGTGAAGAATGAGTTAATAAAAAAAGCCTGGTGAATAACAAAACTTAACATTccttatgtttatattttcaatcaCTCAGCAGGTGAGAGTATGGGGTCTGCGAGCTGTGAATCTTATGCAAGTGGACAGAGCCAGGCATACTCGCAGCAGGGGGATGCTTACTCCCTCTCCCAGACGACTCTGCCCTCTACAGCATCTGTACGTCAATGCATGGTTTTCACATTGTTCATTAGGGGTGGGACAGAATATTGATTGATCCTGAGTTGATGACACAATTCTCAAAGCCCTGGTGACAGACACTGATattataaaattttaaaaaaacttttaaaataacttcTCTTGTTGGCCTTAATGTGAGAGGAGGTTAATTGGCCCAAGAACAGTGCGATAAAAGAGGAGAAACATTAAATAAGGTAAAAAGTAAGAGTTTAAGCCTGAtaagaaatgaaacaaactCAAAATTGTTGTGAATGAAACCTGCACTTAAACTTTTTTGGGGGATCTTGTAATATTGAGTCAACTAGATATAGTGATGCACCAATGCATGATAAATCAATTAATAAATCGAATGCCTGTATTGCTAAATTGTATCCTTCATTAATTGTTATCTTGCCCTGCAGAGCACTGGAGCAGTGGCGCATGCTCATATGCACCCAATCGGTGAAGGTGGGAGTGTCCCTAATGTGCCTATTGGCCAGAGTGTTAGCATGTCCAGCATGTCCATAGGCCACAGCGGAGGAGGACCTATTGGCCAGACGTTTATTCAGCCCATTTCCATGGTTCCACAGGTATCACCAAGTGTCCCACAACAATATTATCAGGTGAAAGGGGTGATTTTACTATTATCTACACCATTCAGCATAATGCTAATGCAAGTAAAGCTATGGTCCCACTTGTCTGTCATATTTTGGGTTCTCTTTCTTCAATTAACTACTTATCCAATGCCaaatcatcctcatcatcctctgtGATTGACCATCTGACTGTATGCTATACAGGATTTCTCTAAGGTAGtcaaaagcagagatggaagaTGCTATTTTTCTACTGGTCTCTTTTATTaaataaactgtattttaaaTGTGCAGCACACCTCTGCTATTAAACCCTGTGAGAAACCCTGTTGTGTAAAACTAAATGTGTTATTGATTTGCCAAAGCTTATTCTTACCTAATTTTTCTACTGCTTTCTTCTCATCCCTTTTCCAATCATCACCAATCATCGTTCTGTCATTATCACTGAGCAGTCACAAACATTCCCATCAGATGCATTTCAAACAGCCACTCCCCACACCTCATTGGCCCCTTCTCAATCATACATACCACCTGTTTCACCACAAGCTCAGTTTAATGTCCTCACTACATCCATGTCAGTGGGTGATCCTGCTGCACTAGTGGGGACTGTTGTGCCCCTCGCTCAGCAGACCCAGCCCCCCGCCACGCCCATGCAGCTCACTGACATCATTCCGCAGGCAGCAACTCAGCAAACACAGCCCGTCATGATCCCTCAGCAGACTATTGTCCAACAACAACAGATAGGGATGGATCCCCATACCTCCGCCCTTcagcaacaaccacaacagcaaATGGATGCCCAGGCCCCACTGCATGATCAAGTCAGCGCAACTCAGCAGGCAACGGAACAACATCCACAGATCGTTTCGACTACAGTTGTCCAGAAACATCAGCATGAGGCTCAGCAGCAGACCTATGTACATCAGTCGTTTCTTCAGCAGCCAGTTTTACCTTCACAAACAGGTATGGAGCAGCAAACCTTGTCATTAGCACAAACAGGGGAGCAACCTCAGACTTACAAACAGCAACCAACAGGGGAACCTTGTGAGCAGACTGTAATACAACCCCAACTACTGCAACAACAGCTTCAGCAACAGCAAACTTTGctacaacagcaacaacaagtTTTAGTACCAGAGCAACATCAGACATATGTACAGCAACAGCTTGatcagcaacaacaaaaaacattgcttcagcagcagcaggctcCACTACAACAGCATCAACTGGAACAGCAACAAGTGCTTCTTCACAAACAAATGCTGgataaacaacagcaacaagTTCTCATTCAACAGCAAGAGCAACAGCAGCAACCAAAAGGTCAGATACAACAACAACCACATCAGCCACTTTTACAACATCAGTTAGAGCAGCATCAACAACAGCTTCCattacaacaacagcagcagagtcAGATATTTCAACAAACTGGAATCCAAAATGAAGTAGAGAGGCAACAGCTAAGTggacaacagcagcaaaaaactgtactgcagcagcagcaacccCAGCTGACACAACAGCAACAAGAACAACAGCTGCAACAGCAGGCCTTACTGCGGCAAAtggaacaacagcagcaacaagcACTAATACAACAGCACTTGCAACAGCAGGCTATTTTACAACATCAGCAACTACAACAGAAAGCTCAGctacagcaacaacaacaagagcAGCAACAGTTGCAACTGAAGCAGCAGatagagcagcagcagcaggctctTTTGCAGCAACAGCTGGAACAGCAGCATCAACAACAGGTCCTGCTGCAGCAACAGCAAGCTGAGAGAATGCAGCAGCAGGCTCTGATACAGCAACAGATTCAAGATCAGCAGCAGAAAGCAACCATCAGTCAACTTCAGGAGATGCAAAAAACCAACAGTGAAAAGCAGATGCAGGAGTCACCAACTAATATACAGGGCACGTGTATTCCACAATTGAGTGCCACTCAATTTATACCTCATGTGCCGCTCACACAGCAGCAAGTCATGGAGCAACCACAGCAAGCAGTACCAATCCAGCAGCAACGCCCTCCTGTTATGGAACCTCATATCCCAATGGGACCTCCAGCTGCTGAACTGCTCCAACACCAAACTCAAATTGTCTCACAGGCCCAGGTCCCCATTGCCACTCAGACTGTGCAAATTCCTGTCCAGACGTGTCCTGTTATCACCTCTCAAGTCTTCACCCAGCAAGGACAAAGTGAGGCTAATCTCCAGGACCAGGGTAAAATCCCAGTCCAGTTTATTGCTCAGACCACAGTTCAAGCAGCCCAGGCTATAATTGAGGCTCAAGTAACTCCCCCAGCGACAATGATCCAAGGACAGACACATGCCATCCAAAGCCAGCATGTTCCTTTACAGGCTAGTTATCAAGCACCTGTAATTCCTACACAGAGCCaagcagctgctcagccattgATCCAGACTCAGCCTCTGCTCCAGATACCTCATGGTCAAGGCCCAACAGTTGACAATCAGATGACAGGACAACCAAGCCAGGCTGCTGTTCAGCCTCCAGCTGTATTAACCTCGATTTCCAGCCAGACTCATCATGAGAGTTACGTTCAGCAAAATGCTCAAATGCCTGGGCAGGTGCAGATACAGCTACAGCAACAAGATCAAGGCCATCCACAAATCCAGCTGCATGCTCAGGTTGCCACAGGAATCTTACCTGCTCAGTATGTTCCTCAGCTAACCCAACAAACATTGCCTTCTGCACAACAGGATATTACTCATATCACACAGctgcagcaacagcaacaagagCCAGTAATGCAGTTTCAGAAAATGATCCTGTCCTCAGGCCCTGCTGGAAGTGCTGGACCCACTACAGATGATCTCAGCTCCAGGGTCGCCCCTGCAAACCTTATGGGTCCTCCCCATCTTGTAACGCAGGCTGGACAAGTTGTAATTGCAGGTCAGACAACATCACATCCAGTCATGCAGGCACAGCAGCAACCTTCAAGAAGCACTGTTGACCCATCAGTCATTCAGCCCATCTCCCAGTCTACTCTGCCTCATTGTATGGGACAATACCAACAACCACTACAGAAGATTTCTGAGACACAGCAACCACttgcttctcctcctcctcagactcAGTTACTGTCACAGCCTATAAAAACTGCAATCCAACCAGTGTTTTCTCTGAATCAGGCTGCAATACCCCTTGAGGAGAGCCAGCTGCCCCCCCAGTGTTCACCTACCCCACATCTGCTGAAGCATCCCGCTTCACAGATAGTTCCTGGTACTGTGGCCGCACCTCAGTCACAGGCTTTGCCCCTTTATAGTCATCTTGCAGCTGGCCCCCCTCCATCTCCACAACACCATACCAAGCAAATGACTccagctcacacacacacacaaacaagcatTCAGGCCCAGGCACACTCCCAAACTCAGACCCACGTTCAGGTGCAGGCTCATTctcacactcagacacacactgaGACACCCATTGCTGAACAGCCTGTTCCACCCCATGCTGTCTTTGCTGCTCAACAAATACCCCTCAGCCCTTCTCATAACTCATGTACCCAAACAACCCTACCAACCCATTATCCTGCTGCTAATGCTGTACCAGAGCTGCCTACATCTCCTCCAGCAACCAAGGCAACCATTCCAGGACAGGCTGATTTTATACCTACCTCCCCTCCGCCTGTTGCTACTCAACAATCTCTTGATTCTAATGCCCCCAAACTTCCCCAAGGCTTGCTGCAAGACTGTGACCTTTCCCTGCTGGGCAGTGCTCAGGTACAAGAAGACTTAACGATTGCTGTATTCATTTACAAAGATAGAATTATTGCTAGAACTGCTTTCTGATAATGTGAAAACAACTTTGACTGAGCCTCTTTGATTGAAACTAACAGGTGTTAATTCTTTAACATGTTCTCATTTTAATAGAAAATGTGTTCTTAACAATGACATTATCAATGATTACTTAAACTGATTTACTTGCATTCAGTATCACTAAATGCTTTCTGTTTACCTGCATGCTCCTTTGTGTCTGCGTTCATGTAACTACAGGATGGTCCGTACCTGTTGAGTGCAGAGCATCATTCTTCAGGGTATGTTTGATTTCATTACTTTATAATGTTCACAAACTTTTTGCATGTAAATGAGAAACAAGAGTTTAAAAATCAGAACTTTGGAGCCGCATGCACAAGCatttcaaattcatgattttTCTCTCTATTAGACTCGTTTGTTTCAAATTGAATTAATTCATTAATATTCATCAATAATCTGAAATGATTGACAACACTGATTTCTTCCTTTGACAAGTTTGGTCTCCTTAAAGTGCCACAGCAGCACAGGGACTGTGGACTTTAAGGTTGCCAAGCAGTACTAGGGGAAGATTGCTTCAGCTCAGCAGGAACCTGATACAGTGTGGGTGCTGACTGATAGTCCTGATGGGGTGTCTGCAGAGATAGCCAGTGGGTATTGAAGCTGAGAATGGACAAGGATAGaagaccccaaaataaagagtTGAAACTATGTTTCAGCAGGGACAGATGGGCAAATTGGTGGTTATAGTCAAAGCTTTGCCTGAGTATGGGAACCGACTGGGTTTAAGTCAAAAAGTTAACAGGGTCTCAGGGTGTTGGTCCTGGTAGCTGAGTCTCTTCATGAGCCAATGGGCTGAAGATTACAGCAGGGGTGGAGGGTAACTAattaaatttactcaaaatactGCAATTGAATAGCTTAATTTGGTGCTGGTACttttttgattacattttaaaatcaatacttTTCCCACAGCTGTtaactacacagtagcacacagcaagagaatgattccacatcacatcccaaaacagctgccTGCTGGGATCTTTTTGGtgatgtttctggtggattgtggttgttttttgatgtgagGTACATTTTCACCATaaatgaagttatccactgacccaccttgccacagatttacAAGAATTACTGCAGATCTGTCATTTTAACTATTAAACACTTTCAGAAATAAAGTTTAACTTTATGTTTTTTGGACCAAtgtagacacttttaaagtgttaaatttaactcaatTTAAGTTTAATAACCACGgttaattttgctgtgtatttaactTAATTATAGAAGTGTGGCTTTATCTGAACCATGTGGTTAgagatctgttctcttgttgttattgccagtaaggaaagatcatattttactgtacaagtCATTAGTAGCTACTtagtactcagtacttaaagtaagcTTGAAATGAaattctttttacttttacttgaatagaTTCATAGACCAGCACATTAAAtaacttaagtaaattttaacaagagtaactgtacttttacgtGAGTGTAATAGTTGTGTTCAATTCTTCAATACGGTTCTCCACTTCTAGAAAACAGTATTGTGTTGAGGGGGAATAACAGAAAACTCATATACATGGTAGTTAAAATGCCAATTTTATGCCAATGGTAGTGTAGAAAGGAAAATTGGACCCAAGCAAAGAAGACTGCAGTTAGTGCAATTTATTTAGAATTGACCTGGAAGCATAAAGGGGGGTGATAAATTTGTAGAAAAAACTGGTTACAAGAAATACGCTGTCAGCTTGGCCTTTTATTCACTGTTAAGGTACAAAGTCCAAAAGGAGAACACAACATAGTACATGTACAGATGGGTATATTATGCATCTGATCTATTCTGCTTATCATTACTGATACTTACTaatgttattttctttcatttggtGCACAAACAGCAAATGCATGGCATGAACATATATTAGAATTTTCATTAGACTAATGTAATACAAATAGTCCCCTTTTTGATATACTTATATTTACTTCTCAGGAAGTTATAATACTCAAAACAAACTTAACTTAGCCTGATGTTTTGATTTAGGAATTTTATGTACatattcaaatttatttaaagtggGGACCAGCCCAGCCCTAGCCCACATGTTCTAAATCCTCCCTTGCACACTTGTCCTGTGAACTTGCTCATCATGTCTACCACTAGATGCTTATTACACTATATTACAAACACTGGACCACTTAGACaacattttttactttgcagGATATCTGTGATGTTTGCCAACTTGAATTTGTGAGTGTATGTTAAACTTAAGTTGATAAGTGTATGTTTAGACAACCATTACTGGCTTAGAACAAGAGTCAATGAAAGGCTTGTTGACAGAAGGTACCTCTTTTCAGGCCTGCATGGATGTTCATTATTTTCTCAAACAACAGTTTTGAAATCAGATTGCCCCACTATAGTGCATAATCAACATTTTGATTGTCTGTTTATCCATGGTTAGGAAAGACTTCAGTTTGATATGCAGTTCTCACATTTCACTGATAGTTCATAGAGTTGTAGAGAAACATCAGGCTGCATGATCAAACCAAGTTTTGCATAGTGTAATACAGTATAATGCAACCTGGTTTTGTCATCATCATTTAATATCTTTTAAAGAATAATTAAGGTGAAGGAGGCTTGGTTAAGCCTGGAACCCAACAGTGGAAAGAGTCATGGATGTATGGCATGTAACAGTCCCACCATCTTACCCCCAACAGATCTGTTCCTGCTAATGGTGAAGAATCTCTTCATACCTTGGCCAATGGGAAGATAGAGAAACTAAAGGCTCAAAGAAGAGCTTCCTGTCAGAGGCCTGAGAAAGTTGCACATCAGTTCCAGCTGAGCATGCTTCAGGTGTGAAAAAACCTACAAATAGTGACTAATATTGCTAAATTCTATTGAAGTGTTTTTGGTACAGAACGTGTCATGTTTTGTCTTCTCCTCCCCCTCAGGTGTCTGGCAGTGGTGACAATATGGTGGAGTGCCAGCTGGAGACCCACAGTAACAAGATGGTGACGTTTAAATTTGACATTGAAGGGGATGCACCTGAGGACATTGCAGATTACATGGTAGGCTGTTTTCTATTACGTTTGCCTGCATTTCTGGATGAAAAGAAATCATTCTTTATCTTAATGCTTTGTGTGTGCAGGTGGAGGAGGACTTTGTTCTTGATGTAGAGAAAGAGAAATTTGTGGAGGAGCTAAGAGCCATCGTTAAGAAAGCCCATGAACTCCTCCAAACACATTCTCAGGTATACTGATTTCCAAATACTTATTTTTGAGGTTTAATCAATCTTTTATTCAGtatattgatttttgtttttgcttttgtcttttttgtctttgttagaCGGGGTCAACTGACCAGCTGCATGTGAGCACTCCAACTAGCTCAACAAGTGAGTCACTCAATTattaacaaaaaagtgaaactaCAGATAAACTAAATTCTAGTCAGTCTTTAACTtgctaatattttttcaaaactgtttatAATTTTAGTGGACTCAGTGCCGCATTCCTCCCCAGTCGGACGCTGGCGCTTCTTTATCAACCAGACCATCCGACATAGAGACTCTCTGTCTGGACAAGGAACAGCGACAACACCACCTACTTCAGAAACAAGGGTTCCTCAGTCTCCCATACTAGAGAAAAGTAAGCTCATCTAAAATCAGTGCTGTGTCAAAGTTCAAGTTCACTTCAGTGCTCTTAACTCTAATGCTGTGGCTTATTAACACCCCCAAGTTGGTAGCATAACATAAACTAACCATTTGTTCCTCTCTGCAGCCATAGAAAGTGAAGGATCCCAGAGTCTGGAGTCCTTGACTGGAATGGCTTCTCCCCCCTGCCCCACCCTCTCTGCTAGCTCCCCTCCAGTCTCCACTGTCTCAGCTCCTGCTTCCATGGTCCCTTCAGTAAATGCTGCCCCTGCTCCTAAAACAGCTGTCCCTGAAAGCATCTCAGCACCAGCCTCCACCATTGAAGCCCCTGTCATTGCTTCAGGTGGTGTTACTGAACTGACAGGCCTCACCTCTGCATCTGCTAACCAAATTCCCAGTGGGCCCTCATCCATGGGAATACCTGCGCCTGCTGCTGTTAACCTTCTGACCTTGTCAGCTGCTCCTATTATTGTATCTCCCACAGCCATTTTGCCAGAAACGTTCTCTTCTCCAGGAACTAGCAGTTGCTCCCCTGTTGGTCAATGTACAGTGGACGCAGTAATAACTGCTCCGAGGCCACGTGTGGCTACAGTGGAGCAGTCTATTATCTCCCCTCCTCCCACAAGTACAGTGACCTCCTCTACAGTGAGTCAACTTTCCTTGGAGCAACAGCAGATGCTCATCCAGGCTGCCAAGCCTGCCCCACAACCAACGCAACAATTCCAGCCACAGCTACAACCTGTGCTACAGCAGCAGGCACCAGCAGTTCAACAGCAACTGCAGTTTGATCAAAAAGCACACCAAATGAAAACATCAACACCACTACAACAGCAAGTGTCCCAAGAACAACTCAAGCTGCAACAGGGTCAAACACTGCAGCAGCTACAGCATCAGCAACTTTTGCAGACACAAATACCACCTCAACAACAGCTGACTGAGGCGCAGGGGCTGCCTGTGCCCAGTCATACAGAGTTCTTACAACAGTCTGTGCAGCAGTTTCTTCCACCAATGTCCCTACAGCAAGCCCAACCATCGATTCCTCAACAGCAGACTCCACAGTATCAGCAACAGATGCTGCAACAACATCAGTTACAGCAGGTTCAACAACAGGTTATGGCACCCCAAGCTGCTGTAGTTCCACAACATCAGGCCCCAATTGATCCCCAGCAGCAACAGTCAAACCTACAACAGACAATGCATCTACAGCAACAGCAAATGGTGCAGcagcagctacagcagcagcagcaacagcttCTTATGGGTGCTGCTGCGGctttaaaatcagatcagagTCAAATGCTGCCCATGTCAATAAGTCAACAGTTTCTCCAACAACAGGCACAGCTCAGTGTTAACACTGTTTCACAACAGCCTATTCAACAGCAAAATCAAATCCCTGCTGAGCTGGCACAGCAACACATGCAGTCACAGAAACAGGTGCAAAACTATGAGCAGCAACAGGAGATGGTTAAAGCAACAGAAACgccacagaaacagcagcagttttctCTGCAGAAGCAGTCTTCTCTACAGATGTCAGAGTCAGAGGTTTCCACAGGAGAGACTAGTATAACTGAGGAAACATATAGCTACTCTGCAGCTTTTCACCCTTCTTCTGACTCTTCTCTTCCACCTCTCAATTTGGGCACTGCTGATGCCCCGTTACCCTCTCTTTCCCACACAATGACGCCCTCCCCTGCACAACCTTCCTCTGTGGCTGAGTCGGACAGTGAAGGCCCCCCCAAAATTGATTTCGTAGACAACCGTATAAAGACTCTGGATGAAAAGCTGAGAAACTTGTTGTATCAAGAGTACAACAGCGGTGGCACACAGGTAGGGGGAGCTGCCTCAGGGCCTACATCAGCTGCCTCCACATCAGTGGGAGGAGATGAGTCATCTGAGCCACAGTCTATGCCCCCACCTGCCTCCACCTCCTCAGATACAACCCCTCACTCTTCATCCTCTaccacctcctccaccacctcACGTTCCTCCTCAACATCCCCTGACCCAGAGAGGGATGGCCGAGGAGATGACAATTCCTCAGATGTGCACAATTTTGTGGAGCAGGGTCCGGTGGAGCAGCAGCCAGGCCCATCTATCCCCTCCACTTCTGCCTCATCTACCCCTCCTATGTCTCTACCACCTCCCACCCAAGAGGACTCTGCAGGGCCTCAACGCCCGCCTGTACCAGGAGAACCAACTATCCTTGTGAGTAAAGACAATGGATGAGATTTTGATGTCATTCTCTTTTGATTTTGTCTCTCACTGCATTGATTCTTTGTGAATTTTAAACGTTTTCTAAATTTCATGCAGCTACTCTTAATTCTTGTAACTATTCCAGGCTGTACCCCCACACTCTGACACCAGTACCACAGGAGATGCATCATGGCCCCACAATCAGCACCCGATCCCCCTCCGGCATGGACAGCAGAAGCACAATGCAGGAGGTGGATATTTTGGCCTAAACCTGACATGTCCTAGTATCAGAAATCCTGTTAGCAAGAAATCCTGGACTCGCAAATTCAAAAACTGGGCATGCAAACTGCGCCACTCCGCCAGCTTGTTCAAGAAGCCCAGAGTCCAAGAAGGTAGCGTCCTTTTAGGGAGCGGGCAAGCACGCGAGAGAGagcgaaagagagagagaatgggatGTTGGGGCATGGACCTAATATCTAGTTCTAGTTTTAACATAGTGAAATAACCTGCTTAACCAACAGGAACTAATAActgttaatgttaaaatatgttaatgTTTACAGCTCATAAATCCTGTTATTATATCGTAATATGACTCCATGTAATGTCCGTGTCGACATCACTACATACAttattgtttttgctttttgcttatccatttcttttgactttatttaattttcttggCAATCTTTCTTTTTGCATGGGGTACTCACGCAGTGGGCGAGAGCAGTGAAGAGTAGAGGAGGGTGGAAGATTGGCACAGTTTAGGAAGAGGATGGCATCAGAAATCTGATGCCCATCCCAGTGCAGATGAGCCCTGGAGTATAACCCAGCTGTGCCTGTGTCCAGGACATATTCCTTCATATATCAACCCCTCCCTCCCCTTTTATCCCCAAGTCTGCAAGCACTGCCAGCAGCAACCATCTCACGTCCTCACCCCCACCTGCTGGCTGAGTATAGACAGCAAAGCTCCATGCAAGACAACTCAAAACACAGATAGGTGCTAAGATGCTAACCTAATTTAATGTGTCAGCTCAGGATTGCTTTACAAGTTTCTACTATATGCTGTTTATGCAAATGATGCATTTATGAAGATTACtgttttttaccaattttgtaTCAAAATGTTTAGACTGAGATCAGAGTCCAAATTTTCATTGTATAATTTGGGGCACAAAAGCTACTGTCAGATGTTGTAAATGGGTAGGCTTGCCATTTTGCATGTGTTTGATTTATCTGAAATATGTGTTGCAGTAGCTgacaagatttttttaagtgcaTGTGCACAGgcatgtttgttatgtttttcatgactgactAATAATGGATCATTATCTGTAAGTAGAACATATACAAGGCTGCCTGTGTATGTGTTGGTTTTAAACTATACACTGAGTATCCATGCACACTCTTGGCTAATTTAGTATTcccaaatatcaaacacattgaACAATACCACCATGGATCTGAG
This window of the Cheilinus undulatus linkage group 11, ASM1832078v1, whole genome shotgun sequence genome carries:
- the si:dkey-151g10.3 gene encoding serine/threonine-protein kinase WNK1 isoform X2, which encodes MATDPGEPTGTEESSEKPDGQREEDAEREGRADPQRERTHSTPSDFPSSQTQERKLGDDGGIQGGGGRGGGGGGGGETSQENPDRRISFSTPSLTVDSGQKRLRREKRFFRKSVEICEQDDEVEVPQEAPHSAPHLELRSSDSVFTSSAQQGAASSCAAMGHDPSCESSGQEPGKDASSTAAGQRGKERDREQEEEAEMKAVATSPGGRFLKFDIELGRGAFKTVFKGLDTETWVEVAWCELQDRKLTKAEQQRFKEEAEMLKGLQHPNIVRFYDSWESVLRGKKCIVLVTELMTSGTLKTYLKRFKVMKPKVLRSWCRQILKGLHFLHTRTPPIVHRDLKCDNIFITGPTGSVKIGDLGLATLMRTSFAKSVIGTPEFMAPEMYEEHYDESVDVYAFGMCMLEMATSEYPYSECQNAAQIYRKVTSGIKPASFDKVNDPEVKEIIEGCIRQNKSQRLSIKDLLNHAFFGEDTGVRVELAEEDTGTQDCLALRIWVEEPKKLKGKHKDNEAIEFSYDLENDSAEEVALEMVKSGFFHESDAKVVGKSIRDRVNLIKKSRERRQQQLHQQQQGYEERRDSSLTSYTFSHPTCTSSLGPTTAGQTGGGGGGQEGEELPEVDQHVRQQHIFSGTALRLPGESMGSASCESYASGQSQAYSQQGDAYSLSQTTLPSTASSTGAVAHAHMHPIGEGGSVPNVPIGQSVSMSSMSIGHSGGGPIGQTFIQPISMVPQVSPSVPQQYYQSQTFPSDAFQTATPHTSLAPSQSYIPPVSPQAQFNVLTTSMSVGDPAALVGTVVPLAQQTQPPATPMQLTDIIPQAATQQTQPVMIPQQTIVQQQQIGMDPHTSALQQQPQQQMDAQAPLHDQVSATQQATEQHPQIVSTTVVQKHQHEAQQQTYVHQSFLQQPVLPSQTGMEQQTLSLAQTGEQPQTYKQQPTGEPCEQTVIQPQLLQQQLQQQQTLLQQQQQVLVPEQHQTYVQQQLDQQQQKTLLQQQQAPLQQHQLEQQQVLLHKQMLDKQQQQVLIQQQEQQQQPKGQIQQQPHQPLLQHQLEQHQQQLPLQQQQQSQIFQQTGIQNEVERQQLSGQQQQKTVLQQQQPQLTQQQQEQQLQQQALLRQMEQQQQQALIQQHLQQQAILQHQQLQQKAQLQQQQQEQQQLQLKQQIEQQQQALLQQQLEQQHQQQVLLQQQQAERMQQQALIQQQIQDQQQKATISQLQEMQKTNSEKQMQESPTNIQGTCIPQLSATQFIPHVPLTQQQVMEQPQQAVPIQQQRPPVMEPHIPMGPPAAELLQHQTQIVSQAQVPIATQTVQIPVQTCPVITSQVFTQQGQSEANLQDQGKIPVQFIAQTTVQAAQAIIEAQVTPPATMIQGQTHAIQSQHVPLQASYQAPVIPTQSQAAAQPLIQTQPLLQIPHGQGPTVDNQMTGQPSQAAVQPPAVLTSISSQTHHESYVQQNAQMPGQVQIQLQQQDQGHPQIQLHAQVATGILPAQYVPQLTQQTLPSAQQDITHITQLQQQQQEPVMQFQKMILSSGPAGSAGPTTDDLSSRVAPANLMGPPHLVTQAGQVVIAGQTTSHPVMQAQQQPSRSTVDPSVIQPISQSTLPHCMGQYQQPLQKISETQQPLASPPPQTQLLSQPIKTAIQPVFSLNQAAIPLEESQLPPQCSPTPHLLKHPASQIVPGTVAAPQSQALPLYSHLAAGPPPSPQHHTKQMTPAHTHTQTSIQAQAHSQTQTHVQVQAHSHTQTHTETPIAEQPVPPHAVFAAQQIPLSPSHNSCTQTTLPTHYPAANAVPELPTSPPATKATIPGQADFIPTSPPPVATQQSLDSNAPKLPQGLLQDCDLSLLGSAQDGPYLLSAEHHSSGSVPANGEESLHTLANGKIEKLKAQRRASCQRPEKVAHQFQLSMLQVSGSGDNMVECQLETHSNKMVTFKFDIEGDAPEDIADYMVEEDFVLDVEKEKFVEELRAIVKKAHELLQTHSQTGSTDQLHVSTPTSSTMDSVPHSSPVGRWRFFINQTIRHRDSLSGQGTATTPPTSETRVPQSPILEKTIESEGSQSLESLTGMASPPCPTLSASSPPVSTVSAPASMVPSVNAAPAPKTAVPESISAPASTIEAPVIASGGVTELTGLTSASANQIPSGPSSMGIPAPAAVNLLTLSAAPIIVSPTAILPETFSSPGTSSCSPVGQCTVDAVITAPRPRVATVEQSIISPPPTSTVTSSTVSQLSLEQQQMLIQAAKPAPQPTQQFQPQLQPVLQQQAPAVQQQLQFDQKAHQMKTSTPLQQQVSQEQLKLQQGQTLQQLQHQQLLQTQIPPQQQLTEAQGLPVPSHTEFLQQSVQQFLPPMSLQQAQPSIPQQQTPQYQQQMLQQHQLQQVQQQVMAPQAAVVPQHQAPIDPQQQQSNLQQTMHLQQQQMVQQQLQQQQQQLLMGAAAALKSDQSQMLPMSISQQFLQQQAQLSVNTVSQQPIQQQNQIPAELAQQHMQSQKQVQNYEQQQEMVKATETPQKQQQFSLQKQSSLQMSESEVSTGETSITEETYSYSAAFHPSSDSSLPPLNLGTADAPLPSLSHTMTPSPAQPSSVAESDSEGPPKIDFVDNRIKTLDEKLRNLLYQEYNSGGTQVGGAASGPTSAASTSVGGDESSEPQSMPPPASTSSDTTPHSSSSTTSSTTSRSSSTSPDPERDGRGDDNSSDVHNFVEQGPVEQQPGPSIPSTSASSTPPMSLPPPTQEDSAGPQRPPVPGEPTILAVPPHSDTSTTGDASWPHNQHPIPLRHGQQKHNAGGGYFGLNLTCPSIRNPVSKKSWTRKFKNWACKLRHSASLFKKPRVQEEGRSCSRALREEKEAQPVNPPHSRRGRFQVTPVPQSSPPKEALPGHGSTHRKVGRFSVTQPETKEEDKHTDSSPVSPDVEREKRRCRVKEGERDESKRTPAMAHLPRGHGHGHSPLGSSDDDDESELEDEDLRKELHKLREKHIKEVVFLQAKQNRELQELYRQLRSLKDQRQSLPASLSRTPPLPAAPPVLSPRRPRPAKTKLRPRPHSHMDNNGVSHSGIQQSSSFSGGEQGRLPLYCNPEHHATLPAKRDNSPLRKSTFTDELHKLVDNWTKETVGPSPPKPSLNQIKQIQQVQELGGWSQSTEVASQSWFPVAPLNPQVPPTAATLPVVAPPHYTAGGSLSNLHSTGPPPQTQMAQVPQMQQSLHLHQTLPLQQMTYQQSPLRQQIPQPPVQSPQHSQSQPQTHLVTQLPHSPPQTQPLLPSQMPASPVSTAASASTASTAADAAATGGTFSSCSSSSSTSSSSSCSTAALPSSAKIHPATPTSALPLGQK